The Kitasatospora sp. NBC_00374 genome has a segment encoding these proteins:
- a CDS encoding MarR family winged helix-turn-helix transcriptional regulator, whose protein sequence is MNEDAPGEDAPTLDQARRQIRHYGLDADPQSVLVAVRLMAAGARLGQASEAHFARYGLSTGRYRLLAELEDSGGEKSPSRLAAGLGVSRATVTGLVDALARDGLVVRRPSAEDGRSAEVVLTARGAQKLRDLAPDHFGRLQAMVGELSTEERTVFLDLLARVTRGITALTEP, encoded by the coding sequence ATGAACGAGGACGCACCGGGCGAGGACGCGCCGACACTGGACCAGGCCCGGCGCCAGATCCGGCACTACGGCCTCGACGCGGACCCGCAGTCCGTCCTGGTCGCCGTCCGGCTGATGGCGGCCGGTGCCCGGCTGGGCCAGGCGAGCGAGGCGCACTTCGCACGGTACGGCCTGTCCACGGGACGCTACCGGCTGCTGGCCGAGCTGGAGGACAGCGGCGGGGAGAAGTCCCCCTCGCGCCTGGCCGCCGGCCTCGGCGTGTCCCGCGCCACGGTGACCGGCCTGGTCGACGCCCTCGCACGGGACGGGCTGGTGGTACGGCGCCCGTCGGCCGAGGACGGGCGCTCGGCCGAGGTGGTGCTGACCGCCCGGGGCGCGCAGAAGCTGCGCGACCTGGCCCCCGACCACTTCGGCCGACTGCAGGCGATGGTCGGTGAGCTCAGTACCGAGGAGCGCACCGTCTTCCTGGATCTGCTCGCCCGCGTCACGCGGGGCATCACCGCACTGACCGAGCCGTAG
- a CDS encoding YrdB family protein, which yields MTGANLALRFLLEICALVALGIGGYRVDAPLAVRVLLAVALPLAAALLWGRYASPRATVKSPPAWYLTQLLVFGGAVAALALGGYPAWATMLGAVTVVNTAILRVLGEWHPSITR from the coding sequence ATGACCGGAGCCAACCTGGCGCTCCGCTTCCTGCTGGAGATCTGCGCGCTGGTCGCGCTGGGGATCGGCGGCTACCGGGTGGACGCGCCGCTCGCGGTGCGGGTCCTGCTGGCGGTGGCTCTGCCCCTCGCGGCGGCGCTGCTCTGGGGCCGCTACGCCTCGCCGCGGGCGACCGTGAAGTCCCCGCCCGCCTGGTACCTGACCCAGCTGCTGGTGTTCGGCGGGGCCGTGGCCGCGCTCGCGCTCGGCGGGTACCCGGCGTGGGCGACCATGCTGGGCGCCGTGACGGTGGTCAACACCGCGATCCTGCGGGTGCTCGGGGAGTGGCACCCGTCGATCACGCGGTAG
- a CDS encoding TVP38/TMEM64 family protein: MPKLPPITRSAWLRLALLLAVLAALACSLLLWDPAAVLSRAGGPWRLPIATVVYAVGTLAFVPKPALNAAAGLLLGMVQGLALAVVATTLGAVLAFWLGRALGRDAIRPLIRTRWLTALDQRLTEQGFRSVLLMRIVPGLPFQAANYGCALSGVRFWPYTWATLLGVAPGTAAYVVAGASAGSPTSPAFLISAAVIVLMCAISVVTLWRARAAARAARPADATA; the protein is encoded by the coding sequence GTGCCCAAACTCCCGCCGATCACCCGCTCCGCCTGGCTGCGCCTCGCACTGCTGCTGGCCGTCCTGGCCGCGCTGGCCTGCTCCCTGCTGCTCTGGGACCCGGCCGCGGTGCTGTCCCGGGCCGGCGGGCCCTGGCGGCTGCCGATCGCCACGGTGGTGTACGCCGTGGGCACCCTGGCGTTCGTCCCCAAGCCTGCGCTGAACGCGGCCGCCGGGCTGCTGCTCGGGATGGTCCAGGGGCTGGCGCTGGCCGTCGTGGCCACCACGCTGGGCGCGGTCCTGGCCTTCTGGCTCGGCCGCGCGCTGGGCCGGGACGCGATCCGCCCGCTGATCCGCACGAGGTGGCTGACCGCGCTGGACCAGCGGCTCACCGAGCAGGGGTTCCGCAGCGTCCTGCTGATGCGGATCGTTCCCGGGCTGCCGTTCCAGGCGGCGAACTACGGGTGCGCGCTGTCCGGGGTGCGGTTCTGGCCGTACACCTGGGCCACGCTGCTCGGCGTGGCCCCGGGCACCGCCGCGTACGTGGTGGCGGGTGCGAGTGCGGGTTCGCCGACCTCGCCGGCCTTCCTGATCTCCGCCGCGGTGATCGTGCTGATGTGCGCGATCAGCGTGGTGACCCTGTGGCGGGCGCGCGCCGCGGCCCGGGCCGCGCGGCCTGCGGACGCTACCGCGTGA
- a CDS encoding deoxyribonuclease IV, whose translation MTTAAAHRNPVGAHVPVAGRGLVGTGLAYAEKVGAEAVQVFVANPRGWATPAGNPAQDEAFRAACAERGVPAYVHAPYLINFGSGLAATREQSVGSLRHSLLRGHAIGALGVVVHTGSALCADGRTGALAQLRADVLPLLDELDGLGPDAPWLLLEPTAGQGSSLCSRMGDLAEYVEALEHHPRVGVCLDTCHAFAAGHDLAEPGGVAAMLDELVAAAGPGRLRLIHANDSKDVAGARKDRHENIGAGHIGAEPFRELMAHPATAGVPLIIETPDGRHDPDRVEGVRHAADIARLKDLRAPLPQAAG comes from the coding sequence ATGACTACCGCAGCCGCGCACCGCAACCCCGTCGGCGCCCACGTCCCGGTCGCCGGGCGCGGGCTGGTCGGGACGGGGCTGGCGTACGCGGAGAAGGTCGGTGCCGAGGCGGTGCAGGTGTTCGTCGCCAACCCGCGGGGGTGGGCGACGCCGGCCGGGAATCCGGCACAGGACGAGGCGTTCCGGGCGGCCTGTGCGGAGCGGGGCGTCCCGGCGTACGTGCATGCGCCGTACCTGATCAACTTCGGCTCGGGCTTGGCCGCGACCCGGGAGCAGTCGGTCGGATCGCTGCGCCACTCGCTGCTGCGGGGGCACGCGATCGGCGCGCTGGGCGTGGTGGTCCACACCGGCTCGGCGCTCTGCGCGGACGGGCGCACCGGGGCGCTGGCGCAGCTGCGCGCGGACGTGCTGCCCCTGCTGGACGAGCTGGACGGCCTCGGCCCGGACGCACCGTGGCTGCTGCTGGAGCCGACCGCCGGGCAGGGCAGCTCGCTCTGCTCGCGGATGGGCGACCTGGCCGAGTACGTCGAGGCGCTGGAGCACCACCCGAGGGTCGGCGTCTGCCTGGACACCTGCCACGCCTTCGCGGCCGGGCACGACCTGGCCGAGCCGGGCGGGGTCGCCGCGATGCTGGACGAGCTGGTGGCGGCCGCCGGCCCGGGGCGGCTGCGGCTCATCCACGCCAATGACTCCAAGGACGTCGCGGGCGCCCGCAAGGACCGGCACGAGAACATCGGCGCCGGGCACATCGGTGCGGAGCCGTTCCGGGAGCTGATGGCACATCCCGCGACGGCCGGCGTGCCGCTGATCATCGAGACACCGGACGGGCGGCACGACCCGGACCGGGTGGAGGGGGTCCGGCATGCCGCGGACATCGCCCGGCTGAAGGACCTGCGTGCACCCCTGCCGCAGGCCGCTGGTTAG
- a CDS encoding MFS transporter, with protein sequence MGQKLKDVERARVSVALVFAVHGAVTGTFVTRIPWIQDHLGLSPGRLGLALVMPAIGASLAMPLAGRLVHRYGGRAAVRGLLTLWCLCLVVPALSPNLPALCLALFLYGATAGMADVAMNAQGVEVEERLGRSVMSGLHGMWSVGGLVASGFGVLAAHRQTDARLQFAVTAVILALLAQAVCAGLLDVRPAADEEAPPRFALPPRAALAIGLVGFCAVFAEGAAMDWSGVYLRDVTGSSAGTAAACYSAFAATMAAARLAGDAVVRRFGPVRTVRLGGATAALGGLLVVAAGTPYLAIPGFALIGIGIAVVVPLAFAAAGRAGTNPSQSIAGVATITYTSGLVAPAIVGGIAQASSLTASFAVVTVLVAALVPGAHALRQHTTAERERTPGLEPAA encoded by the coding sequence ATGGGACAGAAGTTGAAGGACGTGGAACGGGCCAGGGTCAGCGTGGCCCTGGTGTTCGCCGTGCACGGCGCCGTGACCGGCACCTTCGTCACCCGTATCCCGTGGATCCAGGACCACCTGGGGCTCAGCCCGGGCCGGCTCGGCCTGGCCCTGGTCATGCCCGCCATCGGCGCCTCGCTCGCCATGCCGCTGGCCGGGCGGCTGGTGCACCGCTACGGCGGCCGGGCCGCGGTGCGCGGTCTGCTGACGCTCTGGTGCCTGTGCCTCGTCGTGCCCGCGCTCTCCCCCAACCTGCCGGCCCTGTGCCTGGCCCTGTTCCTGTACGGGGCGACCGCCGGAATGGCCGACGTCGCGATGAACGCCCAGGGCGTGGAGGTGGAGGAGCGGCTCGGCCGGTCCGTGATGTCCGGACTGCACGGCATGTGGAGCGTGGGCGGACTGGTCGCCTCCGGGTTCGGCGTCCTCGCGGCCCACCGGCAGACCGACGCCAGGCTCCAGTTCGCGGTGACCGCGGTGATCCTGGCCCTGCTGGCGCAGGCGGTCTGCGCCGGCCTGCTGGACGTGCGGCCGGCCGCCGACGAGGAGGCGCCTCCCCGGTTCGCGCTGCCGCCCCGGGCCGCCCTGGCGATCGGCCTGGTCGGCTTCTGCGCGGTCTTCGCCGAGGGCGCCGCGATGGACTGGAGCGGCGTCTACCTGCGGGACGTCACCGGCTCCTCGGCCGGCACCGCCGCGGCCTGCTACTCGGCCTTCGCCGCCACCATGGCCGCCGCACGGCTGGCCGGCGACGCGGTGGTCCGGCGGTTCGGGCCGGTCCGCACCGTCCGCCTCGGCGGCGCCACCGCCGCTCTCGGCGGTCTGCTCGTGGTCGCCGCCGGCACCCCGTACCTCGCCATCCCCGGATTCGCCCTGATCGGCATCGGCATCGCGGTCGTCGTCCCGCTCGCCTTCGCGGCGGCCGGCCGGGCCGGCACCAATCCCAGTCAGTCCATCGCCGGCGTCGCCACCATCACGTACACCTCCGGGCTGGTCGCCCCGGCGATCGTCGGCGGCATCGCCCAGGCCAGTTCGCTGACCGCGTCCTTCGCCGTGGTCACCGTCCTGGTCGCCGCGCTGGTGCCGGGCGCACACGCCCTGCGGCAGCACACGACGGCCGAGCGCGAGCGCACCCCGGGGCTGGAACCGGCGGCCTGA
- a CDS encoding ROK family protein gives MTIARTATPSTARAINDRLALDLLLERGPLTASELRSLTGLSRPTVADLLERLQRAGLVAPAGESAQLRRGPNARLYALAADRAHLAAIDIRSTGVTLVVADLTGRTLATAEIPAGPDDQDLAGRTVRALLDAAAEAGADRLHTVAVGAPGLVDPATGELNNSGQLPRWHTDLLAALRSSTGVEALERAEVILENEVNLAGIAEHRLGAAVGRDTFALLWLGHGVGAAVVLDGRLRRGASGGTGEIGFLPVPGTAVLPSATGCEGGFHSLVGSAAVCALAERHGLVVEPGAGPVQQAELVLRQAVTAGAGAFLEELAERIAIGAAAICVVLDPGCVVLGGELGRAGGAELAELVERRLAALSPFRTEVRAGTAGGGAVLAGAVLTAGDAARRDLFGGE, from the coding sequence ATGACCATCGCGCGTACGGCCACCCCGAGCACCGCCCGCGCCATCAACGACCGGCTGGCCCTCGACCTCCTCCTGGAGCGGGGGCCGCTGACCGCGTCCGAGCTGCGCAGCCTCACCGGTCTCTCCCGGCCCACCGTCGCCGACCTGCTGGAACGCCTCCAACGGGCCGGACTCGTGGCACCGGCGGGGGAGAGCGCCCAACTGCGTCGCGGGCCCAACGCCCGGCTGTACGCGCTGGCCGCCGACCGCGCCCACCTGGCGGCCATCGACATCCGCTCCACCGGCGTCACCCTGGTCGTCGCCGACCTGACCGGCCGCACCCTCGCCACCGCCGAGATACCCGCCGGGCCGGACGACCAGGACCTGGCCGGCCGCACCGTACGGGCCCTGCTCGACGCGGCCGCCGAGGCCGGCGCCGACCGGCTGCACACCGTGGCCGTCGGCGCCCCCGGCCTGGTCGACCCGGCCACCGGCGAGCTCAACAACTCCGGCCAACTCCCGCGCTGGCACACCGACCTGCTCGCGGCCCTGCGCTCCAGCACGGGCGTCGAGGCGCTGGAGCGCGCCGAGGTGATCCTGGAGAACGAGGTCAACCTGGCCGGCATCGCCGAGCACCGGCTCGGCGCCGCCGTCGGCCGGGACACCTTCGCGCTGCTCTGGCTCGGCCACGGCGTCGGCGCGGCGGTCGTCCTGGACGGACGGCTGCGCCGCGGTGCCTCCGGCGGCACCGGGGAGATCGGCTTCCTGCCGGTGCCGGGCACGGCGGTGCTGCCGAGCGCCACCGGCTGCGAGGGCGGCTTCCACTCGCTGGTCGGCAGCGCGGCGGTGTGCGCGCTGGCCGAACGCCACGGGCTCGTGGTCGAGCCCGGCGCCGGGCCGGTCCAGCAGGCCGAGCTGGTGCTGCGACAGGCGGTGACGGCCGGCGCCGGCGCCTTCCTGGAGGAGCTCGCCGAACGGATCGCCATCGGCGCGGCCGCGATCTGCGTGGTGCTCGACCCGGGCTGCGTCGTGCTCGGCGGCGAGCTCGGCCGGGCGGGCGGCGCCGAGCTCGCGGAGCTGGTGGAGCGGCGGCTGGCCGCACTCTCGCCGTTCCGCACCGAGGTACGGGCCGGCACGGCCGGCGGCGGTGCGGTACTGGCGGGCGCGGTGCTCACGGCGGGCGACGCGGCCAGGCGGGACCTGTTCGGGGGCGAGTGA
- a CDS encoding molybdopterin-binding protein: protein MAQPHRPVHPYRIGEAASMLGVSADTMRRWVDAGRVAAERDEHGHRIIPGAQLAAFARELAKPENAVAEGRPSSARNRFPGIVTDVVLGDVAAQVEIQAGPFRVVSLISRDSAEELGLVPGAPATAVIKSTNVVIERG from the coding sequence ATGGCCCAGCCCCACCGGCCGGTCCACCCGTACCGCATCGGCGAGGCCGCTTCGATGCTCGGCGTCAGCGCGGACACCATGCGCCGCTGGGTGGACGCGGGCCGCGTCGCCGCCGAGCGGGACGAGCACGGGCACCGCATCATCCCCGGCGCCCAGCTCGCCGCCTTCGCCCGCGAACTGGCCAAGCCGGAGAACGCGGTCGCCGAGGGCCGGCCGTCCTCCGCCCGCAACCGCTTCCCCGGCATCGTCACGGACGTGGTGCTCGGTGACGTCGCGGCCCAGGTGGAGATCCAGGCCGGCCCGTTCCGGGTGGTCTCCCTGATCAGCCGGGACTCCGCCGAGGAGCTCGGCCTGGTACCGGGTGCCCCGGCGACCGCGGTGATCAAGTCGACCAACGTCGTGATCGAACGCGGCTGA
- a CDS encoding glycerophosphodiester phosphodiesterase, with protein sequence MSRVLAVAHRGDPYRHRENTLPSVVQAFAAGADAVEVDVRLTRDGVPVLLHDATLERLWGDPRPIDRVTLDQLADLGSPGLRVPTLAEAVKATAETPAARLLIDLDTPGPVAATVEAVAALGAEDRVAYCGPATAMLAVRELAPAAELALTWKQPRLPVRALLDDLRPHSINPPFGLVDAGFTAAAHDAGLAVSTWTVDLRRTMVRMLRARVDSVTTNRIALLRSVLDRAAAR encoded by the coding sequence ATGAGCCGCGTGCTCGCCGTCGCCCACCGCGGCGATCCCTACCGCCACCGCGAGAACACCCTCCCCTCCGTGGTCCAGGCCTTCGCGGCCGGAGCCGACGCGGTCGAGGTGGACGTCCGGCTCACCCGTGACGGCGTGCCGGTCCTGCTGCACGACGCGACCCTGGAGCGGCTCTGGGGCGACCCGCGCCCGATCGACCGGGTCACCCTGGACCAACTCGCCGACCTCGGCAGCCCGGGCCTGCGGGTGCCGACCCTCGCCGAGGCCGTCAAGGCCACCGCCGAGACCCCCGCCGCCCGGCTGCTGATCGACCTGGATACCCCGGGCCCGGTCGCGGCCACCGTGGAGGCCGTCGCCGCCCTGGGCGCCGAGGACCGGGTGGCCTACTGCGGCCCGGCCACCGCGATGCTGGCCGTCCGCGAGCTCGCCCCCGCCGCCGAGCTCGCCCTCACCTGGAAGCAGCCCCGCCTGCCCGTCCGCGCCCTGCTGGACGACCTGCGGCCGCACTCCATCAACCCGCCCTTCGGCCTGGTCGACGCCGGGTTCACCGCGGCGGCGCACGACGCCGGCCTGGCCGTCTCCACCTGGACGGTCGACCTGCGCCGCACCATGGTCCGGATGCTGCGGGCCCGTGTCGACTCGGTCACCACCAACCGGATCGCGCTGCTGCGCTCGGTCCTCGACCGCGCCGCCGCCCGGTGA
- a CDS encoding winged helix DNA-binding domain-containing protein, translated as MTASQTLPELGAQALGRALLARQHLLERTAHDPLAMVRHLGGLQAQAVPEPPYLGLLSRIEGFRPEQLTTLIEGRRVVRIALQRGTIHLVTAEDCLTLRPLLQPMLDRGLASNWGKRLPGVDLDRVASRARTLVEAEPLTFQHLGPLLAERFPAGDPAALAQAARCRLPLVQVPPRGLWGRSGPAAHTTAEHWLGRPLAADPSPDELVLRYLAAFGPATAADAQKWCGLTGLGAVLKRLAPQLLLFRDAHGRTLYDLPQAPRPDPSAPAPVRLLAPFDNLLLSHADRTRVLPEEYRPRVMTQNGIVLGSVLVDGLVAGVWRIEDGVLRVRAFGRLGRSDLAGIEGEGARVLAFGGDTGGRVAVDREA; from the coding sequence GTGACCGCGTCGCAGACGCTGCCCGAGCTCGGTGCCCAGGCCCTCGGGCGGGCCCTGCTGGCCCGCCAGCACCTGCTGGAGCGCACGGCCCACGACCCCCTCGCGATGGTCCGGCACCTGGGCGGACTCCAGGCCCAGGCCGTCCCCGAGCCGCCCTACCTCGGCCTGCTGTCCCGGATCGAGGGCTTCCGCCCCGAGCAGCTGACCACCCTGATCGAAGGCCGCCGGGTGGTCCGGATCGCCCTCCAGCGCGGCACCATCCACCTGGTCACGGCCGAGGACTGCCTGACCCTGCGCCCGTTGCTCCAGCCGATGCTGGACCGCGGTCTCGCCTCCAACTGGGGCAAGCGGCTGCCCGGGGTGGACCTCGACCGGGTCGCGTCGCGGGCCAGGACCCTGGTCGAGGCCGAGCCGCTGACCTTCCAGCACCTCGGCCCGCTGCTGGCCGAGCGGTTCCCGGCCGGCGACCCGGCCGCGCTCGCCCAGGCCGCCCGCTGCCGGCTGCCGCTCGTCCAGGTGCCGCCGCGCGGCCTGTGGGGCCGCAGCGGGCCCGCCGCGCACACCACCGCCGAGCACTGGCTCGGCCGGCCGCTCGCCGCCGACCCCTCGCCGGACGAGCTGGTGCTGCGCTACCTCGCGGCCTTCGGCCCGGCCACCGCGGCGGACGCCCAGAAGTGGTGCGGGCTCACCGGCCTCGGCGCCGTCCTCAAACGTCTGGCCCCGCAGCTGCTGCTGTTCCGGGACGCCCACGGCCGCACCCTGTACGACCTGCCGCAGGCCCCCCGTCCCGACCCGTCGGCGCCCGCCCCGGTCCGGCTGCTCGCCCCGTTCGACAACCTGCTGCTCTCGCACGCCGACCGCACCAGGGTGCTCCCGGAGGAGTACCGGCCCCGGGTCATGACCCAGAACGGCATCGTGCTCGGCTCGGTCCTGGTCGACGGCCTGGTCGCCGGAGTCTGGCGGATCGAGGACGGCGTCCTGCGGGTGCGGGCCTTCGGCCGGCTCGGCCGGTCGGACCTGGCCGGGATCGAAGGCGAGGGCGCCCGGGTCCTGGCCTTCGGCGGCGACACCGGCGGCCGGGTGGCCGTCGACCGGGAGGCCTGA
- a CDS encoding AI-2E family transporter translates to MSAEPTPPGADAGRPGGRRPSESLPPSVRTAAAWSVAVILFITVAALVVYAFVALRAATIPMIVALLGTALLQPVMPWLVAHGLRRGLAAGLTCVVLVAGVCSVLAVLTNSLVHSAPQIADSLRQAGDRLATWLGPAGDRLQQALSDSATSGSSAGSSLVGALAGGVLSGLGIAVQLVTGGVLALALVFFFLRDGHRSADLVRSVLSADHAETVVACGQQAFTAMAGYMRGTTVIALIDAVFITIGLLILGVPGAAGLGALVFLGAFVPFIGAFLSGTVAVLVALAQGGLSIALWTLGVVLAVQMVEGNVLQPLIQSRTVELHPATIMFAVVAGAGIAGIIGALIAVPICAAGLGVVAVLRGRPLGRPAP, encoded by the coding sequence ATGTCGGCGGAGCCCACGCCACCGGGCGCGGACGCCGGGCGGCCCGGCGGGCGCCGACCCTCCGAATCGCTTCCGCCCTCCGTCCGGACGGCCGCCGCCTGGTCCGTCGCGGTGATCCTCTTCATCACCGTCGCCGCGCTGGTCGTCTACGCCTTCGTCGCGCTGCGCGCCGCCACCATCCCGATGATCGTCGCGCTGCTCGGCACCGCGCTGCTGCAGCCCGTGATGCCGTGGCTGGTGGCGCACGGACTGCGCCGCGGACTCGCCGCCGGCCTGACCTGTGTCGTCCTGGTGGCGGGGGTCTGCAGCGTGCTGGCCGTCCTCACCAACTCCCTGGTGCACAGCGCCCCGCAGATCGCCGACTCGCTGCGGCAGGCCGGCGACCGGCTCGCCACCTGGCTGGGGCCCGCCGGCGACCGGCTCCAGCAGGCGCTCTCCGACTCCGCGACCTCCGGCAGCTCGGCCGGCAGTTCGCTGGTCGGCGCCCTGGCCGGCGGCGTGCTCTCCGGCCTCGGCATCGCCGTGCAACTCGTCACCGGCGGCGTCCTCGCCCTCGCCCTGGTGTTCTTCTTCCTCCGCGACGGGCACCGCAGCGCCGACCTCGTCCGCTCGGTGCTGTCCGCCGACCACGCCGAGACCGTCGTCGCCTGCGGACAGCAGGCCTTCACGGCGATGGCCGGCTACATGCGCGGCACCACCGTGATCGCCCTGATCGACGCGGTGTTCATCACCATTGGCCTGCTGATCCTCGGTGTCCCCGGCGCCGCCGGCCTGGGCGCCCTGGTCTTCCTCGGCGCCTTCGTGCCGTTCATCGGCGCCTTCCTCTCCGGCACCGTCGCCGTCCTGGTGGCGCTGGCCCAGGGCGGGCTCAGCATCGCGCTGTGGACCCTGGGCGTCGTCCTCGCGGTCCAGATGGTCGAGGGCAACGTCCTGCAACCCCTGATCCAGAGCCGCACCGTCGAACTGCACCCCGCGACCATCATGTTCGCGGTGGTCGCCGGCGCCGGGATCGCCGGCATCATCGGCGCCCTGATCGCCGTGCCGATCTGCGCCGCGGGCCTCGGCGTCGTCGCCGTCCTGCGCGGCCGCCCGCTGGGCCGACCGGCCCCCTGA
- a CDS encoding GNAT family N-acetyltransferase, with protein sequence MMTGDKIALRARTEADVPTLHTELYEDVLGRSRGDSRPWRPIPAQHSPFAPGKPDDDDGAAVFSAVELATGELAGEAILWGIDPHNRTGHIGLALRPSFRGRGLGTDIVRTLCEYGFAVRGLQRLGIETLADNEAMRGAALRAGFTQEGQLRRSAWVHGSFLDEVIFGRLAEEWHAGRS encoded by the coding sequence ATGATGACCGGCGACAAGATCGCACTGCGGGCCCGCACCGAGGCGGACGTCCCCACCCTGCACACCGAGCTGTACGAGGACGTCCTCGGGCGCTCCCGCGGCGACTCCCGGCCCTGGCGGCCGATCCCCGCCCAGCACTCGCCGTTCGCCCCCGGCAAGCCCGACGACGACGACGGCGCCGCCGTCTTCTCCGCGGTCGAACTCGCCACCGGCGAACTCGCCGGCGAAGCGATCCTCTGGGGCATCGACCCGCACAACCGCACCGGCCACATCGGCCTCGCCCTGCGCCCGTCCTTCCGCGGCCGCGGCCTGGGCACCGACATCGTCCGCACGCTCTGCGAGTACGGCTTCGCCGTGCGCGGCCTGCAGCGGCTGGGCATCGAGACCCTCGCCGACAACGAGGCCATGCGCGGCGCCGCCCTGCGGGCCGGCTTCACCCAGGAGGGCCAACTGCGGCGCTCCGCGTGGGTCCACGGCTCCTTCCTGGACGAGGTGATCTTCGGCCGGCTGGCCGAGGAGTGGCATGCCGGGCGGAGCTGA
- a CDS encoding flavoprotein — MPGGADPVPGRAAAPFLYVVVCAAGVAGGVGELITAARDDGWRVGVVATPTALGFFDRPAIEELTGHPVRSALRTPGEPKPLPPADAIAVAPATFNTVNKWAAGISDTLALGILCEALGLGTPTAVQPCLNAAQAAHPAYPASLAVLRSTGVLIGGQPPVGGTEIGGRTAFDWTEPLALLRPTLLAHRAG; from the coding sequence ATGCCGGGCGGAGCTGACCCGGTGCCCGGCCGGGCGGCCGCACCGTTCCTGTACGTGGTGGTCTGCGCCGCCGGGGTGGCCGGCGGCGTCGGCGAGCTGATCACCGCCGCCCGGGACGACGGCTGGCGGGTCGGCGTGGTGGCCACCCCCACCGCCCTCGGCTTCTTCGACCGGCCCGCGATCGAGGAGCTGACCGGCCACCCGGTCCGCTCCGCCCTGCGCACCCCGGGCGAGCCGAAGCCGCTGCCCCCGGCGGACGCGATCGCCGTCGCGCCCGCCACCTTCAACACCGTCAACAAGTGGGCCGCCGGCATCAGCGACACCCTCGCCCTCGGCATCCTCTGCGAGGCCCTGGGGCTGGGCACCCCCACCGCCGTCCAGCCCTGCCTGAACGCCGCCCAGGCCGCCCACCCCGCCTACCCCGCCAGCCTGGCCGTCCTGCGCTCCACCGGCGTCCTGATCGGCGGTCAGCCACCGGTGGGCGGCACCGAGATCGGCGGCCGCACCGCCTTCGACTGGACCGAACCGCTCGCCCTGCTGCGCCCCACGCTCCTGGCCCACCGGGCCGGCTGA
- a CDS encoding alpha/beta hydrolase, with amino-acid sequence MEFRTDILGEPYEAAVLPLRPDEEGDVSATLVRRLVPGAERAVLYVHGYVDYFFQTHLADHFTAAGYSFYALDLRKYGRSLRTHQSPNFVRDLTAYDEELDEAVRIIREVDGHTRLLVNGHSTGGLITALWADRRSARGLVDALFLNSPFLSMPAAPAVRALGAPAVEAMGRLAGTRKLPSTLNPHYVHSLHRDHRGDWDFDLTLKPAEGFPLYAGWLAAIQRGHRIVRRGLGIECPILLMASTASTSTTRWDPALHRTDAVLRADDIAALGPRLGRSVTVVRIDGGMHDLVLSGEQVRNRVFTELDRWLTAYLPADGA; translated from the coding sequence ATGGAGTTTCGGACGGACATCCTCGGCGAGCCCTACGAGGCCGCCGTCCTCCCGCTGCGCCCCGACGAGGAGGGCGACGTCAGCGCCACCCTGGTCCGCCGCCTGGTGCCCGGCGCCGAGCGGGCCGTGCTCTACGTCCACGGCTACGTGGACTACTTCTTCCAGACCCACCTGGCCGACCACTTCACCGCCGCGGGCTACTCCTTCTACGCCCTCGACCTGCGCAAGTACGGACGCTCGCTGCGGACCCACCAGTCGCCCAACTTCGTCCGCGACCTGACCGCCTACGACGAGGAGCTGGACGAGGCCGTCCGGATCATCCGCGAGGTCGACGGCCACACCCGGCTGCTCGTCAACGGCCACTCCACCGGCGGACTGATCACCGCGCTGTGGGCCGACCGCCGCTCCGCGCGCGGCCTGGTCGACGCGCTCTTCCTCAACAGCCCGTTCCTGTCGATGCCCGCCGCGCCCGCCGTGCGCGCGCTCGGCGCCCCCGCCGTGGAGGCGATGGGACGGCTCGCCGGCACCCGCAAGCTCCCCTCCACGCTCAACCCGCACTACGTGCACAGCCTGCACCGCGACCACCGCGGCGACTGGGACTTCGACCTCACCCTCAAGCCCGCCGAGGGCTTCCCGCTCTACGCCGGCTGGCTCGCGGCGATCCAGCGCGGCCACCGCATCGTCCGGCGAGGCCTGGGCATCGAGTGCCCGATCCTGCTGATGGCCTCCACCGCGAGCACCAGCACCACCCGGTGGGACCCGGCCCTGCACCGCACCGACGCCGTCCTGCGCGCCGACGACATCGCCGCGCTCGGCCCCCGGCTCGGGCGCAGCGTCACCGTGGTCCGGATCGACGGCGGCATGCACGACCTGGTGCTCTCCGGCGAGCAGGTCAGGAACCGCGTCTTCACCGAGCTCGACCGCTGGCTGACCGCCTACCTCCCGGCGGACGGCGCGTGA